Proteins found in one Cetobacterium ceti genomic segment:
- a CDS encoding tetratricopeptide repeat protein produces MKKILILSCLVSAMYSCTSLEQIKNINGGNKIEQPKVTVAPVAKLPQSQFYLTDSGVPYLLDMIAMDFSKNIVRKYDFNQIGNTLECYVGEKILINNIPGNRLEIVTTPKVQSYDFYLNNGTITFKSLYQGEYVADIYNGLQYLGTVKIQNKLKYKFTEADNYAIISKGYSEKNLQKVRDGISLYRISFPGGERDKELSFMLMDLGANDGNSSIIKEETKYLESVYSLNEQEQIRLLQIQDKVFGKNLVLDDYFLNYDKNNVYLNNYIVEIIRNKGVGTAKELEFLEKLYMDNKDPNLGALIGQLYLKNGNISKSTYYGNLAAGGSIGTNGILTAPSAIIPAIGTTTSGMPNNIIPQEKEIFNKDQYDKSISDGKDALDKGNYQEALVFFQKAESLSNGNDQNNLNFYIGKAEYLLGQNDLAKTNLLKITEDDSNFPEAYYYLGVIAHQEGDLSKSKEYLMKVRETAGNSTWGRKSSIYLMKL; encoded by the coding sequence ATGAAAAAGATATTAATATTATCATGTTTAGTATCTGCCATGTATAGCTGTACATCTTTAGAGCAAATAAAAAATATAAATGGTGGAAATAAAATAGAACAACCAAAGGTAACAGTTGCTCCTGTTGCAAAATTACCTCAAAGTCAATTTTATTTGACAGATAGTGGTGTTCCATATTTACTAGATATGATAGCAATGGATTTTTCAAAAAACATTGTAAGAAAATATGATTTTAATCAGATTGGAAATACTTTAGAGTGTTATGTAGGAGAAAAAATATTAATTAATAATATTCCTGGAAATAGACTAGAAATTGTTACCACTCCAAAAGTTCAATCATATGACTTTTATTTAAATAATGGAACAATAACTTTCAAAAGTTTATATCAAGGAGAATATGTAGCTGATATATATAATGGACTGCAATATTTAGGAACAGTAAAAATCCAGAATAAGCTTAAATATAAATTTACTGAGGCAGATAATTATGCTATAATTTCTAAAGGTTATTCTGAAAAGAATTTACAAAAGGTTAGAGATGGAATATCTCTATATAGAATTAGCTTTCCTGGAGGAGAGAGAGATAAGGAATTATCTTTCATGCTTATGGATTTAGGAGCCAATGATGGAAACTCTTCTATTATTAAAGAAGAAACTAAATATTTAGAGTCTGTATATTCACTTAATGAACAGGAACAAATTAGATTACTTCAGATTCAAGATAAGGTTTTTGGAAAAAATTTAGTGCTAGATGATTATTTCTTAAATTACGATAAAAATAATGTATATTTAAATAATTACATAGTAGAAATTATTAGAAATAAAGGTGTAGGAACTGCAAAGGAACTAGAATTTTTAGAAAAACTTTATATGGATAATAAGGACCCGAATCTAGGAGCTCTAATAGGTCAGCTATATTTAAAAAATGGAAATATTTCAAAAAGTACATACTATGGCAATTTAGCAGCAGGAGGTAGTATAGGAACTAATGGTATTCTTACAGCGCCATCTGCAATAATACCTGCAATAGGAACAACTACATCAGGAATGCCTAATAATATAATTCCACAGGAAAAAGAAATTTTTAATAAAGATCAATATGATAAAAGTATAAGTGATGGAAAAGATGCTTTAGATAAGGGAAATTATCAAGAAGCTCTAGTGTTTTTCCAAAAAGCAGAAAGTTTATCCAATGGAAATGATCAAAATAATTTAAATTTCTACATTGGTAAGGCAGAATATTTGTTAGGTCAAAATGACTTAGCAAAAACTAATCTTTTAAAAATAACTGAAGATGATAGTAATTTCCCAGAAGCATACTACTATTTAGGAGTTATTGCTCATCAAGAGGGGGATTTATCAAAATCTAAGGAATATTTAATGAAAGTTAGAGAAACTGCTGGAAATAGTACATGGGGAAGAAAAAGTAGTATATATTTAATGAAACTATAA
- the mutL gene encoding DNA mismatch repair endonuclease MutL, whose amino-acid sequence MGRIKILDESVANIIAAGEVVENPASMIKELLENSLDANSTYIKIEVKSGGRYVKINDNGDGMDEEDLLLSVERHATSKISTKEDLYNLFTYGFRGEALSSIGAVSKMTISSKKENIENGNLVAITGGKITNLKECSMGKGTEIEIKELFFNTPARLKFLRKANTEYGNIKDIVIREALSNPEVSIVLVIENKEVFRTSGRGMENAILDIFGRNTLKNLKKFKYGYLGNISLVKSNKDSIYIFVNGRPVKSKIVEKAILDGYYTKLMKGKYPFALIFLKLDPKTIDINVHPSKKIVKFEDEENIYNLILEEINLILKEDEEFVTFNYSENPKNEEKHNFLDFENYILEPKKIDFSVEKEKKSLTDLKEYSNLKEEKNIKENFLIEEKEIKSFKKKSYRIIGQYSKSFILVEEDNDLILYDQHIVHERILYEKFKKEYSKKKIESQQLLVPIRIEVTIKERDLIVDNIDLLREFSFEIDEFNQNEFLIRAVPNMDFKESIENTFRSLLEDLKNIRGNGQVLIENMIITMACKGAIKAHEYLPMGEMEILLDKLHEIGEYTCPHGRPIRFKLTLDDVEKGFKRK is encoded by the coding sequence ATGGGAAGAATAAAAATATTAGATGAATCTGTTGCCAATATAATTGCTGCAGGAGAAGTTGTAGAAAATCCTGCTAGTATGATAAAAGAGTTATTAGAAAATTCCTTAGATGCAAATAGTACCTATATAAAAATAGAGGTAAAATCTGGAGGAAGATATGTAAAGATAAATGATAATGGTGATGGAATGGATGAAGAGGATTTACTTTTGTCTGTGGAAAGACATGCTACAAGTAAAATCTCAACAAAGGAGGACCTTTATAATTTATTTACATATGGTTTCAGAGGAGAGGCCTTATCTTCTATAGGAGCAGTTTCTAAAATGACCATTTCAAGTAAAAAAGAAAATATAGAAAATGGAAATTTAGTAGCTATCACAGGTGGAAAAATCACAAATTTAAAAGAATGTTCCATGGGAAAGGGAACAGAAATTGAGATTAAAGAACTTTTTTTTAATACTCCAGCTAGATTAAAATTTTTAAGAAAAGCAAATACGGAGTATGGGAATATAAAGGATATAGTTATAAGAGAAGCACTTTCAAATCCTGAAGTATCAATAGTTTTAGTTATAGAGAATAAAGAGGTATTTAGAACTAGTGGTCGTGGAATGGAAAATGCAATTTTAGATATTTTTGGAAGAAATACTTTAAAAAATTTAAAAAAATTTAAATATGGTTATTTAGGTAATATTTCTCTTGTTAAGTCGAATAAGGATTCTATATATATATTTGTAAATGGAAGACCTGTAAAATCAAAAATAGTTGAAAAAGCTATATTAGATGGCTATTATACAAAACTTATGAAGGGAAAATACCCCTTTGCTTTAATATTTTTAAAATTAGATCCTAAAACTATAGATATTAATGTACATCCTTCTAAAAAAATAGTAAAATTTGAAGATGAAGAAAATATTTATAATTTAATTTTAGAAGAAATAAATCTGATTTTAAAAGAGGATGAAGAATTTGTCACGTTTAATTATTCTGAAAATCCTAAAAACGAGGAAAAACATAATTTTTTAGATTTTGAAAATTATATATTAGAGCCTAAAAAAATAGATTTTTCTGTAGAAAAAGAAAAAAAATCTTTGACAGATTTAAAAGAATATTCTAATCTAAAGGAAGAAAAAAATATTAAAGAGAATTTTTTAATAGAGGAAAAAGAAATAAAATCATTTAAGAAAAAATCTTATAGAATAATTGGCCAGTATTCAAAGTCTTTTATTTTAGTAGAAGAAGATAATGATTTAATTTTATATGATCAACATATTGTTCATGAAAGAATTCTCTATGAAAAATTTAAAAAAGAATATTCTAAGAAAAAAATAGAAAGTCAGCAACTATTAGTTCCTATTAGAATAGAAGTAACTATTAAAGAAAGGGATTTAATTGTTGATAATATAGATTTGCTTAGGGAGTTTTCCTTTGAAATAGATGAATTTAATCAAAATGAATTTTTAATAAGAGCAGTTCCAAATATGGATTTTAAAGAAAGTATTGAAAATACTTTTAGAAGTTTATTAGAAGATTTAAAAAATATAAGAGGAAATGGCCAAGTGCTTATTGAAAATATGATTATTACCATGGCATGTAAAGGGGCAATAAAAGCTCATGAATATTTACCCATGGGAGAGATGGAAATTTTATTGGATAAACTTCATGAAATAGGTGAATATACCTGTCCCCATGGAAGGCCAATAAGATTTAAGTTAACTTTAGACGACGTAGAAAAAGGATTTAAAAGAAAATGA
- a CDS encoding TetR/AcrR family transcriptional regulator — protein MPKKAIFTREQIHNKAFELFEKNGLEAITARNLAKALNASPAPIYSCYSSMDELKKELIDRAKEVFMDYVIRPVTDLKYLNSGIGLCAFAREEKQLFTSIFLRERAYKSLLKEFRDLMKNEMAKDPRFDGLPSDFKNELFLECWFYGHGLATLIATGYFENPTNEFIKEKLMSGAATMLYTRIENYKKSLKEGK, from the coding sequence ATGCCAAAAAAAGCTATATTTACTAGGGAGCAAATTCATAACAAAGCCTTTGAACTATTTGAAAAAAATGGTTTAGAAGCTATCACTGCTAGGAATTTGGCTAAAGCCCTAAATGCTTCTCCAGCCCCTATATACAGTTGCTATAGTTCTATGGATGAGTTAAAAAAAGAACTTATAGATAGAGCAAAAGAAGTTTTTATGGATTATGTAATTAGACCTGTAACAGATTTAAAATATTTAAATAGTGGAATAGGTTTATGTGCCTTTGCTAGAGAAGAAAAACAACTATTTACTTCTATTTTTTTAAGAGAAAGAGCCTATAAGTCTTTATTAAAAGAATTTAGAGATCTTATGAAAAATGAAATGGCGAAGGATCCAAGATTTGATGGATTACCATCAGATTTTAAAAATGAATTATTTTTAGAATGTTGGTTTTATGGACATGGTTTAGCTACATTAATAGCCACAGGTTATTTTGAAAATCCAACAAATGAGTTTATAAAAGAGAAACTTATGAGTGGAGCAGCAACTATGTTATATACTAGAATTGAAAATTATAAGAAGAGTTTAAAAGAGGGAAAATAA
- a CDS encoding DUF1934 domain-containing protein translates to MIKLKIDSIDKFGERTIEEVEAIKIEEHNSIIYRYSNEYGKTMMRISEKLIEIIRTGEIESSQIIIEGETTDFIYKTPYIHATFQLYTKKVEYKEKELTIYYSIYDNNVEINKLKIRVRELSNEIIN, encoded by the coding sequence ATGATTAAATTAAAAATAGATAGTATAGATAAATTTGGAGAAAGAACCATTGAAGAAGTTGAAGCTATAAAAATTGAAGAGCATAATTCAATTATTTATAGATATTCTAATGAATATGGGAAAACTATGATGAGAATTTCAGAAAAACTAATAGAAATTATTAGAACAGGGGAGATTGAAAGTTCTCAAATTATAATCGAGGGAGAAACGACAGATTTTATTTATAAAACTCCTTATATCCATGCAACATTCCAATTATATACAAAAAAAGTAGAATACAAGGAAAAAGAGTTGACAATTTATTATTCTATATATGATAATAATGTAGAAATTAATAAACTTAAAATTAGAGTAAGAGAGTTAAGTAACGAAATAATAAATTAA
- a CDS encoding dihydrofolate reductase, producing the protein MIIVIAAIGKNNVIGSKGQIPWNIPEDMEIFKKKTLNSTVIMGRKTYESIGRPLPNRNNIVISRNKELEKNGITVCESLKLGLEVGKKNTGDIYIIGGGQLYLEGIEYADKLYISFLKDSYDGDCYFPEVNWKNFHKIYEKEYKDFIYIEFVKI; encoded by the coding sequence GTGATTATAGTTATAGCTGCTATTGGAAAAAATAATGTTATTGGTTCTAAAGGACAAATCCCTTGGAATATTCCAGAAGATATGGAAATTTTTAAGAAAAAAACATTAAATAGCACAGTTATAATGGGAAGAAAAACCTATGAAAGCATAGGTAGACCTTTACCTAATAGAAACAATATAGTAATAAGCAGAAACAAAGAATTAGAAAAAAATGGGATTACAGTTTGTGAATCTTTAAAACTAGGGCTGGAAGTAGGAAAAAAAAATACAGGGGATATATATATAATAGGCGGAGGACAACTTTATTTAGAAGGTATAGAATACGCAGATAAATTATATATATCTTTCTTAAAAGATTCATATGATGGAGATTGTTATTTTCCAGAAGTTAATTGGAAAAATTTTCATAAAATTTATGAAAAAGAATATAAAGATTTTATATATATAGAATTTGTAAAAATATAA
- a CDS encoding OmpP1/FadL family transporter: MKRAKLTVAALLVSGISAFGASIDHIQNYTPEYGANPAQQGAINTSSTVYFNPAGISKLQEGIYVTGGVQYAFGEQSITNGKKYKADLSSPVPNLALYKVDGNGDGLYWTMGAIGGGASLHYKNGIPLGKMFGIDVNKILNNDVKGENRYLQTTFGKVWKINNQWSASAAVRGIYGVRRLEAKANFKKPNSLFNGEASIDSERTAYGAGFQLGLNYAPTDRLNIGMRYDSQVNLNFKTKANIDDNSKILGKTNISTVLLGTYKVYKDGTKERRDLPAILALGASYKVTDRWTTYVGGNYYFNKQAKMDKIQSSVDYDNGWEVSVGSEYQLTPKWSWLVGGNYADTGAKGDHFSPTEYALDSKMAATGFKYKQNDSTEWIVSYTHYFYDTKTYNGNTYKKDIRSVGLGFTKRF, encoded by the coding sequence ATGAAAAGAGCAAAATTAACAGTTGCAGCTTTATTAGTATCGGGGATATCAGCTTTTGGAGCTTCTATAGATCATATACAAAACTACACACCTGAGTATGGAGCAAACCCAGCACAACAGGGAGCTATAAATACAAGTTCAACAGTATATTTTAACCCAGCAGGAATATCTAAATTACAAGAGGGAATATATGTAACAGGTGGAGTACAGTATGCCTTTGGGGAACAAAGTATAACAAATGGGAAAAAATATAAGGCAGATCTTTCATCACCAGTACCAAACTTAGCATTATATAAAGTTGATGGGAATGGAGATGGACTTTATTGGACAATGGGTGCCATAGGTGGAGGAGCATCTTTACACTATAAAAATGGGATACCTTTAGGGAAAATGTTTGGAATAGATGTAAATAAAATATTAAATAATGATGTAAAAGGTGAAAATAGATATTTACAGACAACTTTTGGTAAGGTTTGGAAAATAAATAATCAATGGTCAGCATCAGCAGCCGTAAGAGGAATTTATGGAGTTAGAAGACTAGAGGCAAAAGCTAATTTTAAAAAACCAAATTCATTATTTAATGGAGAAGCTTCTATCGATTCAGAAAGAACAGCCTATGGAGCAGGATTCCAATTAGGTTTAAACTATGCACCAACAGATAGATTAAATATTGGAATGAGATATGATTCTCAAGTTAATTTAAACTTTAAAACAAAGGCAAATATTGATGATAATTCAAAAATACTGGGGAAAACAAATATCTCAACAGTATTATTAGGAACATATAAAGTATATAAAGATGGAACAAAAGAGAGAAGAGACTTACCAGCTATTTTAGCATTGGGAGCATCATATAAAGTAACAGATAGATGGACAACTTATGTTGGAGGAAATTATTACTTTAATAAACAAGCTAAAATGGATAAGATACAAAGTTCTGTAGATTATGATAATGGATGGGAAGTTTCAGTAGGCTCTGAGTACCAATTAACTCCAAAATGGTCATGGCTTGTTGGAGGAAATTATGCAGATACAGGAGCTAAGGGAGATCATTTCTCACCAACTGAATATGCTCTAGATTCTAAAATGGCAGCAACAGGATTTAAATATAAACAAAATGATTCAACAGAATGGATTGTTTCATATACTCATTACTTCTATGATACTAAAACTTATAATGGAAATACATATAAGAAAGATATTAGAAGTGTTGGTTTAGGATTTACAAAAAGATTTTAA
- a CDS encoding transglycosylase SLT domain-containing protein, whose product MLKKFINIFLYFFIFTLTYTYSIQDYLLFQSGKVDFLNKDYSLAELKFSTYRNNFKNSAPLVSNYGNFYFGMNYYYLKNYPKAIFYLTQGVYIPKNHYMIKNPKFNFFQYKRDFYLGKSYYEIKDFKKGDLHFKNLILNYYSPELGYFEKQALEILEKNNIYYSYIKEIKYYEDFTNISKVKTEDLISIGDFFISKNDYVNSLKIFEKLYPNFDKNQSIKFKYALSLLKNKEYLKVIDLTQNLEIYGNDNLFYLRGKAFEELRNFSAAIDNFSKVKFGEYKHIAFEEKVNLYYILGEHYKVVSLLKNHKDQNFDEKVLFLNSYIHLRNKKQFLNYSENFIQDYPYTFESGVYSLIRNNLINNNKNPWDISDYNSFYLINLIVNSYVNNLKPYRENSQLEKKEIELQGLFKIAQLQDEQLLILAINNNELGLVNSDTNTEITKSAIYASGKFYDLALENSQKQKNIFYQYSNLIHYLFPKYYEKKINYFCKLYDIPNNLVYSIILSTSKFKSDYYSTDYKIGLMALTPDFSIPIENLLNPDTNLNLGIEKLSEIYNKNKGDTLKTLIEYTQGKEILNSIFFEKDGDIDLNKIKDIPLRKNIQSLMYNYAFYNSLYN is encoded by the coding sequence ATGTTAAAAAAATTTATAAATATATTTCTTTATTTTTTTATTTTTACCTTAACCTATACTTATAGTATACAAGATTATCTTTTATTTCAAAGTGGTAAAGTAGACTTTTTAAATAAAGATTATTCCCTAGCAGAACTAAAATTTTCAACCTATAGAAATAATTTTAAAAATTCTGCACCTCTTGTAAGTAACTATGGTAATTTTTATTTTGGTATGAATTATTATTATTTAAAAAATTATCCTAAAGCTATTTTTTATTTAACTCAAGGTGTTTATATTCCTAAAAATCATTATATGATAAAAAATCCAAAATTTAATTTTTTCCAATATAAAAGAGATTTTTATTTAGGAAAATCTTATTATGAGATAAAAGATTTTAAAAAAGGAGATTTACATTTTAAAAATTTAATTTTAAATTATTATTCTCCTGAACTTGGTTATTTTGAAAAACAGGCTCTTGAAATTTTAGAAAAAAACAATATCTATTATTCCTATATTAAAGAAATAAAATATTATGAGGATTTTACAAATATTTCAAAAGTAAAAACTGAAGATTTAATATCAATTGGTGATTTTTTTATTTCTAAAAATGATTATGTAAATTCCCTAAAGATTTTTGAAAAGTTATATCCTAATTTTGATAAAAATCAAAGTATAAAATTTAAATATGCTCTTTCTCTTTTAAAAAATAAAGAGTATTTAAAAGTAATTGATTTAACTCAAAATTTAGAAATTTATGGAAATGATAATCTTTTTTATCTACGTGGAAAAGCCTTTGAAGAGTTAAGAAATTTTTCTGCTGCTATTGATAATTTTTCCAAAGTAAAATTTGGTGAATATAAACATATAGCCTTTGAAGAAAAAGTAAACTTATATTACATTTTAGGTGAACATTATAAAGTTGTCTCTCTTTTAAAAAATCATAAGGATCAAAATTTTGATGAAAAAGTTTTATTTTTAAATTCCTATATACATTTAAGAAATAAAAAACAATTTTTAAATTATAGTGAGAATTTTATTCAAGATTATCCTTATACCTTTGAAAGTGGAGTATATTCCCTTATTAGAAATAATTTAATAAATAATAACAAAAATCCTTGGGATATTTCTGATTACAATTCATTTTACTTGATAAATTTAATTGTAAATTCCTATGTAAATAATTTAAAACCCTATAGAGAAAATTCTCAATTGGAAAAAAAAGAAATTGAACTACAAGGGCTTTTTAAAATAGCGCAATTGCAAGATGAACAACTTTTAATCCTAGCTATTAACAATAATGAATTAGGTCTTGTAAACAGTGATACTAATACAGAGATTACTAAAAGTGCCATATATGCTTCTGGGAAGTTTTATGATTTAGCCCTTGAGAATTCTCAAAAACAAAAAAATATTTTTTATCAATATTCTAATTTAATTCATTATCTTTTCCCAAAATATTATGAAAAGAAAATAAATTATTTTTGTAAGCTTTATGATATACCAAATAATTTAGTTTACTCTATAATTTTAAGCACTAGTAAATTTAAAAGTGATTATTATTCCACAGATTATAAAATAGGTCTTATGGCTTTAACTCCAGATTTTTCAATTCCCATTGAAAATCTTTTAAATCCTGATACTAATTTAAATTTGGGAATAGAAAAGTTAAGTGAAATTTATAATAAAAATAAAGGTGATACTTTAAAAACCTTAATTGAATATACCCAAGGAAAAGAGATTTTAAACTCTATTTTCTTTGAAAAAGATGGAGATATTGATTTAAATAAAATCAAAGATATTCCCCTTAGAAAAAATATTCAATCTCTTATGTATAACTATGCATTTTACAATAGTTTATACAATTAA
- the rlmH gene encoding 23S rRNA (pseudouridine(1915)-N(3))-methyltransferase RlmH: MNVNVVCIGKIKDKYIIEGINEFSKRMQAFGKLKIIELKEDGNDTNREISIQKESEEIIKTLEKNKGYNVLLDIGGKNFSSEEMASKIEELGVRGTSTINFIIGGSYGVSQELRKVADLRLSFSKMTFPHQLMRLILMEQIYRWFSILKNIKYHK; this comes from the coding sequence ATGAATGTAAATGTAGTTTGTATAGGAAAGATTAAAGATAAGTATATTATTGAAGGAATTAACGAGTTTAGTAAAAGAATGCAAGCTTTTGGAAAACTTAAAATAATAGAATTAAAAGAGGATGGAAACGATACTAATAGAGAAATTTCTATTCAAAAAGAATCAGAAGAAATAATAAAAACCTTAGAAAAAAATAAAGGCTATAATGTACTTTTAGATATAGGTGGAAAAAACTTTTCTTCTGAGGAGATGGCGAGTAAAATTGAAGAATTAGGTGTTAGAGGAACAAGCACTATAAACTTTATTATAGGTGGTTCCTATGGAGTATCTCAAGAATTGAGAAAAGTAGCGGACTTAAGATTGAGCTTTTCAAAAATGACATTTCCACATCAATTAATGAGATTAATTTTAATGGAACAAATTTACAGATGGTTTAGCATACTTAAAAATATTAAATATCATAAATAA
- the recJ gene encoding single-stranded-DNA-specific exonuclease RecJ: protein MRNTKWIYKTYEKLDSNINFDKDILSILASRNISTKEEVHKFLNGTIEHLPNPLNFTDIEKARDYILRIAKENKSIWIYGDYDVDGITSTSLLYLGLKELGIDVNYYIPLRDEGYGLNKEAISHIKEQGGNLIITVDCGISSHEEVEFCNSLGMDIIITDHHEINHGIPNAYATINPKRLDNIDSFNLLAGVGTAFMLLLSLFEVKNKKEEAYKYLDIVAIGTIADIVPLVGYNRIIAKYGLNLLKSSKWLGLNMLLKRIFENPQEKKFDTYDVGFIIAPIFNAAGRLEDAKMGVDLFTSEDHVKCDNLIYNLINKNSERKTIQDEILEKALNKIELKNLDKKNVIVVAEENFHHGVIGIVASKIVDRFYKPTIIMEIKPQEGIATASCRSIEGFNIIEALNSFPELFTKYGGHAGAAGFSIPIENIDIFEEKINSYAEEVLNSSDFIKPIKIDREVSFYKISYDLLDKLSFLEPFGFGNPAPLFAVTNCKYSNLRAIGKEKNHLMLNLNKDEVEIKNCVWFNSEDMLETIKSSSELDVVFKLKLETYKDKYQYKIFIEDIKPSKEKINYNKEMINLYNLNFPLETVIYTRRDLSQIPLTINFKNNEVNIFSGMSLVAYLDPQIQYILKTLKDKYNFNFKVKIKKILPKMENFNNHILIERDYDFKSYSIKPGDLFKDIKQYLIGDFNYNYIQKNILSSIFKEKKNTIGILEKNRGINTIIKTIGLFYKSIGKKALLIGDELDSHLDNFIFTNNKYLENYDFYIYLNKKPENTTNNNILVLSEIDIKIENFNIIKDSFVIPKNIVFLENDEDLFSQKFIYSKKLPLEEKISIQKTLNTMEKIYSTKDILVIL, encoded by the coding sequence ATGAGAAATACAAAATGGATATATAAAACCTATGAAAAATTAGATTCAAATATAAATTTTGACAAGGATATTTTATCTATTCTTGCCAGTAGAAATATAAGTACTAAAGAAGAAGTTCATAAATTTTTAAATGGAACAATTGAACATCTCCCTAATCCTCTTAATTTTACCGATATTGAAAAAGCTAGAGATTATATTTTAAGAATAGCTAAAGAAAATAAATCTATTTGGATTTATGGGGATTATGATGTAGATGGTATAACTTCAACCTCTCTTTTATATCTAGGACTTAAAGAACTAGGTATTGATGTTAATTACTATATTCCCCTAAGAGATGAGGGATATGGTCTTAATAAAGAAGCCATATCACATATTAAAGAACAAGGTGGGAATTTAATTATCACTGTTGATTGTGGAATATCTTCCCATGAAGAAGTTGAATTTTGTAATAGCTTAGGAATGGATATTATTATAACTGATCACCATGAAATAAATCACGGAATTCCCAATGCTTATGCCACAATAAATCCTAAACGTTTAGATAATATAGATTCTTTTAATCTTTTAGCAGGTGTAGGAACTGCTTTTATGTTACTTCTTTCTCTTTTTGAAGTAAAAAATAAAAAGGAAGAAGCTTATAAATATTTAGATATTGTTGCCATAGGAACCATTGCAGATATTGTTCCTCTTGTAGGATATAATAGAATTATTGCTAAGTATGGTCTTAATCTTTTAAAAAGTAGTAAATGGCTTGGCTTAAATATGCTTTTAAAAAGAATATTTGAAAATCCCCAAGAAAAGAAATTTGATACTTATGATGTAGGATTTATAATAGCTCCTATTTTCAATGCTGCAGGGAGACTTGAAGATGCTAAAATGGGAGTAGATCTTTTTACAAGTGAAGATCATGTTAAATGTGATAATTTAATTTATAATTTAATAAATAAAAATAGTGAAAGAAAAACTATTCAAGATGAAATTTTAGAAAAAGCTTTAAATAAAATTGAACTTAAAAATTTAGATAAAAAAAATGTAATTGTAGTTGCAGAGGAAAATTTTCATCATGGAGTAATTGGGATTGTAGCTTCTAAAATTGTTGATAGATTCTATAAGCCCACTATAATAATGGAAATTAAACCCCAGGAAGGCATTGCTACAGCCTCTTGTAGAAGTATTGAAGGGTTCAACATAATAGAAGCCCTAAACTCTTTCCCTGAGCTTTTTACAAAGTATGGAGGCCATGCTGGTGCTGCTGGTTTTTCCATTCCAATTGAAAATATAGATATTTTTGAAGAAAAAATAAACTCCTATGCTGAAGAGGTCTTAAATTCTTCAGACTTTATAAAACCCATTAAAATTGATAGGGAAGTTTCTTTTTATAAAATTTCCTATGATCTTTTGGATAAATTATCTTTCCTTGAACCTTTCGGTTTTGGGAATCCAGCTCCTTTATTTGCTGTAACAAATTGTAAATACAGTAATTTACGAGCAATTGGAAAAGAAAAAAATCATTTAATGTTAAATTTAAATAAAGATGAAGTGGAAATAAAAAATTGTGTATGGTTTAACAGTGAAGATATGTTAGAAACTATAAAATCATCCTCAGAATTAGATGTTGTTTTTAAATTAAAATTAGAAACCTATAAGGATAAGTATCAATATAAAATTTTTATAGAAGACATCAAGCCATCTAAAGAGAAAATTAATTATAATAAGGAGATGATTAATCTTTATAATTTAAATTTCCCTTTAGAAACTGTAATTTATACTCGTAGAGATTTATCTCAAATACCACTTACTATTAACTTTAAAAATAATGAGGTAAATATTTTTTCTGGTATGTCTTTAGTGGCTTATTTAGATCCTCAAATACAATATATTTTAAAAACTTTAAAAGATAAGTATAATTTTAATTTTAAAGTTAAAATTAAAAAAATTCTTCCTAAAATGGAAAATTTTAATAACCATATTTTAATTGAAAGAGATTATGATTTTAAATCCTATTCCATTAAACCTGGAGATCTATTTAAAGATATTAAACAATATTTAATCGGAGATTTTAATTATAATTATATTCAAAAAAATATTTTAAGTTCTATTTTCAAAGAGAAAAAAAATACTATTGGTATTCTTGAAAAAAATAGAGGCATAAATACAATTATAAAAACAATTGGTTTATTTTATAAATCTATTGGAAAAAAAGCTCTTTTAATCGGAGATGAATTGGATTCTCATTTAGATAATTTTATTTTTACAAATAATAAATATTTAGAAAATTATGACTTTTATATTTATTTAAATAAAAAACCAGAAAATACTACAAACAACAATATTTTAGTTTTATCTGAAATAGATATAAAAATAGAAAACTTTAATATAATAAAAGATTCTTTTGTCATTCCTAAAAATATTGTTTTCCTTGAAAATGATGAAGACCTATTTTCACAAAAATTTATTTATTCTAAAAAATTGCCCTTAGAAGAGAAAATTTCTATTCAAAAAACTTTGAATACTATGGAAAAAATATATTCTACAAAAGATATTTTAGTAATTTTATAA